The following proteins come from a genomic window of Thermostichus vulcanus str. 'Rupite':
- the cbiD gene encoding cobalt-precorrin-5B (C(1))-methyltransferase CbiD, producing MSGYTLPVFAVAAAKAALYHLLGIPVQGEPEHPTIAVQLQPEQDRGKEVGIPVQQLACVDTETALAITRSDPGPHLDLTRNTPIWAWVKRELWVEGYPKLILEAGEGMGRHGDGTPAIYAYARQLFEVNLLPHLPVHSQLRVRIILPEGKRLAERTSNAAFGVLEGLALLGTRAEVEPSSSADSLEKARQTLQQRLKQHKRLAFCVGSHGQQVALRQGIPLEQVLLVANWIGPLLVEAALRGAERIHMIGYHGKLIKLAGGIFNTSSHVADGRLEILAAALIRWGGTAEQARQVLAFATVDAAVSYLNHIGCGPQVMEEVAAQILRRADRYLQKYANCSLELGVTLFDRQGQIVAQSGIQES from the coding sequence GTGAGCGGATATACTCTGCCGGTATTTGCTGTGGCCGCAGCCAAGGCGGCGCTGTATCACCTGCTGGGGATTCCGGTGCAGGGGGAGCCGGAACACCCCACCATTGCCGTCCAACTGCAACCTGAACAGGATCGAGGGAAGGAGGTGGGGATCCCGGTGCAGCAACTGGCCTGTGTGGACACCGAAACAGCTCTGGCCATTACCCGTTCCGATCCGGGCCCGCACCTGGATCTCACCCGCAATACCCCGATTTGGGCCTGGGTGAAACGGGAGCTGTGGGTTGAAGGCTATCCCAAGTTGATCCTGGAGGCAGGAGAAGGGATGGGTCGCCATGGGGATGGAACCCCGGCCATTTATGCCTATGCCAGGCAGCTGTTTGAGGTTAATCTTCTGCCGCATCTTCCTGTCCACTCTCAGCTGCGGGTACGCATCATCTTGCCAGAGGGAAAACGTCTGGCCGAACGGACATCCAATGCCGCCTTTGGGGTCTTAGAGGGGTTGGCGCTCTTGGGAACGCGGGCGGAGGTGGAGCCCTCCTCCAGTGCAGACAGCTTAGAAAAGGCTCGCCAAACGTTGCAACAGAGGCTGAAGCAGCACAAGCGGTTGGCCTTTTGTGTGGGTAGCCACGGGCAACAGGTGGCGCTGCGGCAAGGGATCCCTCTTGAACAGGTGCTGCTGGTGGCCAATTGGATCGGGCCATTGCTGGTGGAAGCGGCGCTGCGGGGGGCAGAAAGGATTCACATGATTGGTTACCACGGCAAATTGATCAAGCTGGCGGGGGGTATCTTCAATACCTCTAGCCATGTGGCGGATGGTCGGCTGGAGATCTTGGCAGCAGCACTGATTCGCTGGGGGGGGACGGCAGAACAAGCTCGGCAGGTGTTGGCTTTTGCCACGGTGGATGCAGCGGTCAGCTACCTAAACCACATTGGTTGTGGGCCGCAGGTGATGGAGGAGGTGGCAGCTCAAATCCTAAGGCGGGCGGATCGCTACCTGCAAAAATATGCCAATTGTTCCTTAGAACTAGGGGTTACCCTATTTGACCGACAGGGGCAGATCGTCGCTCAGTCCGGGATCCAAGAATCCTAG
- the def gene encoding peptide deformylase: protein MVATLSVPKVKLKHPPLRIHQMGDKVLRQPAKRISQVNDEIRQLARDMLQTMYSSDGIGLAAPQVGIHKRMIVVDPYPDKADVPPLVLINPEIRDYIGEAVAGQEGCLSIPGVFCEVMRPAGIVVSFKDETGRPRTIQADDLLARVIQHEIDHLNGVLFVDLVENELVLDQELRKHGFHMQDVQRRK, encoded by the coding sequence ATGGTTGCCACCCTTTCTGTCCCTAAGGTGAAGTTAAAGCACCCCCCGCTGCGCATTCATCAAATGGGGGATAAGGTGCTACGGCAGCCTGCTAAGCGCATTAGCCAGGTCAACGATGAAATCCGTCAACTGGCTCGGGATATGCTGCAGACCATGTACAGTTCCGACGGCATTGGCCTAGCGGCTCCGCAAGTCGGCATTCACAAGCGCATGATTGTGGTGGATCCCTATCCTGACAAAGCAGATGTGCCTCCCCTGGTGCTGATCAACCCAGAAATTCGCGACTACATTGGCGAAGCCGTTGCCGGGCAGGAGGGTTGTCTGAGTATTCCAGGGGTATTCTGCGAGGTCATGCGTCCGGCAGGGATTGTGGTTTCTTTTAAGGATGAAACAGGGCGGCCTCGCACCATTCAGGCGGATGATCTATTGGCGCGGGTGATCCAACACGAAATCGACCATCTGAACGGTGTGCTGTTTGTGGATCTCGTGGAAAACGAGCTGGTACTGGATCAGGAGTTGCGCAAGCACGGCTTCCACATGCAGGATGTGCAGCGGCGAAAGTAG
- a CDS encoding DUF3593 domain-containing protein: protein MNSLFALSLFPYLVFLFFLSRLHRLPRLALVGFWMLLLFVAVTIPAGLYAKLQFGTSLANVDPLHGGAEAFLTLSNILVALGFKQGIDQQAEQPPESANPKLK from the coding sequence ATGAACAGTCTGTTTGCCCTCTCTTTGTTTCCTTATCTGGTCTTTTTGTTTTTCTTATCGCGGCTACATCGGCTTCCCCGTTTGGCCCTGGTTGGGTTTTGGATGTTGCTGCTGTTTGTGGCTGTAACCATTCCAGCGGGCCTCTACGCTAAGCTGCAGTTCGGCACCTCTTTGGCCAATGTGGATCCCTTGCATGGAGGGGCAGAGGCATTCCTCACACTTTCCAACATTTTGGTGGCCTTGGGCTTCAAACAGGGAATTGACCAGCAGGCCGAACAGCCACCAGAGTCCGCGAATCCTAAGCTAAAATAG
- a CDS encoding DUF2499 domain-containing protein, giving the protein MHALSLPTWWIHIASVLEWIAAILLVWQFGERIGQLEWRSLSWAMLPALLGAMCAITWHWFDNDPNLDWIVTAQASLTLLGNCTLAWAAYHIWQVQKARQRLQQGEQDSE; this is encoded by the coding sequence ATGCACGCCCTTTCGCTTCCCACGTGGTGGATTCATATTGCCAGTGTCTTGGAGTGGATCGCTGCCATTCTGTTGGTGTGGCAGTTTGGGGAGCGAATCGGCCAATTGGAATGGCGAAGTTTGAGCTGGGCGATGCTGCCTGCTCTGTTAGGGGCGATGTGTGCGATTACCTGGCATTGGTTTGATAACGACCCCAATCTGGATTGGATAGTGACGGCTCAGGCCAGTTTGACCTTGTTGGGCAACTGTACCCTGGCTTGGGCTGCTTACCACATTTGGCAAGTGCAGAAGGCGCGGCAGCGTTTGCAGCAGGGGGAGCAGGATTCGGAATGA
- a CDS encoding NblA/ycf18 family protein, which yields MDEALDLSLEQQFRQRAFESLVSRMSHEQAKEILVKLHKQMLLQEATYRHLLRQSLSA from the coding sequence ATGGATGAAGCACTAGATCTCTCTTTAGAACAGCAGTTCCGCCAGCGGGCGTTCGAGAGCCTGGTTTCTCGGATGAGCCATGAGCAGGCCAAAGAGATCTTGGTTAAGTTACACAAGCAAATGCTCTTGCAAGAGGCCACCTACCGCCATCTACTTCGTCAATCCCTCAGCGCCTAA
- a CDS encoding RNA recognition motif domain-containing protein, with amino-acid sequence MTIFVGNLNYKASTEELTAFFQQRWNVKSVTIPTDRETGQTRGFAFVDLATEAEEDEAIDSANGEDFMGRPLRLDRARPRRQA; translated from the coding sequence ATGACCATTTTTGTCGGAAACCTAAACTATAAAGCCTCAACCGAAGAACTTACGGCTTTCTTCCAGCAGAGGTGGAATGTTAAGTCGGTCACCATCCCGACAGACCGGGAGACTGGGCAAACACGGGGCTTTGCGTTTGTGGATCTGGCCACTGAAGCGGAGGAAGATGAAGCCATCGATAGCGCCAACGGGGAGGACTTTATGGGCCGACCTTTGCGTTTGGATCGGGCCAGACCTCGCCGACAAGCTTAA
- a CDS encoding pseudouridine synthase, with protein MRYLKFYKPYGVLTQFTDNLPASLEDAQAKRLTLKSFIPVPKVYPVGRLDRDSEGLLLLTDDGILNARLIDPQFGHERTYWVQVEGIPTPQALEQLQQGLIIQGRKTRPAQVQVLPEEPTLPPRDPPIRFRRSIPTTWLELTLREGRNRQVRRMTAAVGIPTLRLVRVGLGPLSLTGLNPGEWQDLSETELTQLRQFCF; from the coding sequence ATGCGTTATCTCAAGTTTTACAAACCCTACGGTGTCCTCACCCAATTCACCGATAATCTACCGGCATCTTTAGAAGACGCTCAAGCGAAACGTCTGACCCTCAAATCTTTCATCCCGGTGCCCAAGGTTTATCCAGTAGGTCGGCTGGATCGAGACAGTGAAGGGCTGCTCTTGCTCACAGATGATGGGATTCTCAATGCCCGTTTGATCGACCCTCAGTTTGGCCATGAGCGCACTTACTGGGTACAGGTGGAAGGGATCCCGACCCCACAAGCCTTAGAACAATTGCAACAAGGGCTGATTATCCAAGGGCGAAAGACCCGACCGGCCCAAGTCCAAGTCTTACCAGAAGAACCTACCCTACCGCCACGGGATCCGCCGATTCGTTTCCGCCGCTCCATCCCCACCACCTGGCTCGAACTGACGCTACGGGAGGGTCGTAACCGTCAGGTACGCCGTATGACTGCCGCCGTCGGAATCCCAACCTTGAGGCTTGTTCGAGTTGGGTTAGGGCCGTTGTCGCTCACGGGGTTAAATCCGGGTGAATGGCAAGATTTGAGTGAGACAGAATTAACCCAGTTACGCCAGTTTTGTTTCTGA
- a CDS encoding molecular chaperone DnaJ: MNDSTLSAVLQQELAARQEELAALEVDLSEQELAFVNLQGELRAFEQSYQRVILSRRQELQCIEEQIHQYTLALEAMSHFHPSASLKQLYREVAKRIHPDLATDPLEYERRQELMAAANQAYAAGDETGLRQVLIAWEQSPESVHGEGTEADLERISRKIQQIRRRMEHLHQETAALHHSDLYQLMDKAQVAKTQGRDLLLELATLIEDEIVMALQRLAELRAHLKK, encoded by the coding sequence ATGAACGACAGTACTCTCTCGGCTGTCCTGCAGCAGGAATTGGCCGCACGCCAAGAGGAATTGGCCGCTTTGGAAGTTGATTTGTCAGAGCAAGAGCTGGCCTTTGTCAACTTGCAGGGGGAATTGCGAGCCTTTGAACAGAGCTATCAACGGGTGATCCTCAGTCGGCGGCAAGAATTGCAGTGCATCGAAGAACAAATTCATCAGTACACCCTGGCGCTGGAGGCCATGAGCCACTTCCACCCTTCTGCCAGTCTGAAGCAACTGTATCGTGAGGTCGCCAAACGGATTCATCCTGATCTGGCTACGGATCCGCTGGAGTATGAACGGCGGCAGGAACTGATGGCAGCAGCCAATCAAGCCTATGCTGCCGGAGATGAAACCGGGTTACGGCAAGTGCTGATTGCTTGGGAACAAAGCCCAGAGTCGGTACACGGGGAAGGGACAGAAGCAGACTTAGAGCGGATCAGCCGCAAGATTCAGCAAATTCGCCGTCGTATGGAGCACCTGCACCAGGAAACGGCTGCCCTGCACCATTCCGACCTCTATCAACTGATGGACAAAGCCCAAGTGGCTAAGACCCAGGGGCGGGATCTGTTGCTGGAGCTGGCAACCCTGATTGAGGATGAAATTGTGATGGCTTTGCAACGGTTGGCAGAACTGCGCGCCCATCTAAAAAAGTAG